A section of the Planctomicrobium piriforme genome encodes:
- a CDS encoding VIT domain-containing protein, which produces MLRCACPLVLLLLFPMTLWGQGVLVDVREPVPLPRPLPQPPQVPRISYGVDELRVDARVRDQIADVQVSQTFRNTGSQTLEAQFLFPLPYDGAIDSLTLMVNGKEFPAQLLKAEDARQRYESIVRRNRDPALLQWIGTGLFQTNVFPIPAGEQRTVTLHYSQLLRKTDGLTDFLFPLATARYSSQPVGKISLRIAIENTVEIKNLYSPSHAVSIERNGPRQAVVKYEAQHVVPSEDFRLFIDSQAGAVGATVLSYHPEGTEDGYFLLLASPQFQTPQTDRIAKTVSFIVDKSGSMSGEKMEQTRSAARFLLNQLAENDLFNIVSFDSQVQSYRPELELMNTAARTQASAYFDGLNAGGGTNIHDALVQGLSQLRDRQRPAYVLFLTDGLPTAGETNEARITQAAKAANQAGARLLVFGVGYDVNSRLLDRLSREQHGLSEYVRPNENIEAAISRVFQRISRPVLTGVQINYELDAPGGAQVNRVYPGGELDLFAGEQLVVVGRYKNSGDVRIQLKGMVNGGEQRHEFNGHFAAAGRDSTNAFIARLWAMRRIGELIDELDLNGRNPELIEELVRLSTAHGIMTPYTAFLADDTVRPELSSTSNQLRASENLGQLDVADGATGFAQREAKQNFKYLGLAPAGAAPVMNPEAERNLPVELRTRATDPATGKAAIVQKGDQTLYRRGKLLMTPQTAGLDLDKDRSQLTAIKRFSAEYFDLVAKNSKAENELLSEQSDDEELLVQLRGVNYLIQ; this is translated from the coding sequence ATGTTGCGGTGTGCGTGTCCGCTGGTGTTGCTGCTGCTCTTTCCGATGACATTGTGGGGCCAGGGGGTGCTGGTCGACGTGCGCGAGCCGGTTCCGCTCCCTCGACCGCTCCCCCAACCGCCCCAGGTTCCGCGAATCAGCTATGGGGTCGACGAACTACGGGTCGACGCCCGAGTTCGCGATCAGATTGCCGACGTGCAGGTGTCGCAGACATTTCGCAACACCGGTAGCCAGACGCTTGAAGCCCAGTTTCTCTTTCCGCTCCCGTATGACGGGGCGATCGACAGTCTCACCCTCATGGTGAATGGGAAAGAATTCCCCGCTCAACTGTTGAAAGCGGAAGACGCCCGTCAGCGTTATGAGTCGATCGTGCGACGCAATCGCGATCCGGCTCTGCTGCAGTGGATTGGCACCGGGCTGTTTCAGACCAACGTGTTCCCAATTCCCGCCGGAGAGCAGCGGACCGTGACGCTGCATTACAGCCAGCTGCTCCGCAAGACCGATGGCCTGACTGATTTTCTCTTCCCGCTGGCGACTGCCAGGTACAGCTCGCAGCCGGTCGGAAAAATCAGTTTGAGAATCGCGATCGAAAACACCGTCGAGATCAAGAATCTCTACAGCCCGTCACACGCGGTCTCCATCGAACGCAACGGGCCGCGGCAGGCCGTCGTCAAATATGAAGCTCAGCACGTTGTGCCGAGCGAAGACTTTCGTCTCTTCATCGACAGTCAGGCGGGCGCGGTGGGGGCGACGGTGTTGAGTTATCACCCGGAAGGAACCGAAGACGGTTATTTCCTGCTGTTGGCGAGTCCTCAATTTCAGACTCCGCAGACTGATCGCATTGCCAAGACGGTGAGCTTCATCGTCGACAAGTCGGGCAGTATGTCAGGTGAAAAGATGGAGCAGACCCGCTCGGCCGCACGGTTCCTGCTGAATCAACTGGCCGAGAACGACCTGTTCAATATCGTGTCGTTTGACTCACAGGTGCAGTCGTATCGGCCTGAGCTGGAACTCATGAACACCGCAGCTCGCACGCAAGCGTCCGCCTATTTCGATGGCCTGAATGCGGGCGGCGGGACGAACATTCATGACGCGCTCGTGCAGGGATTAAGTCAGCTCAGGGACCGTCAGCGGCCCGCCTATGTGTTGTTCCTCACTGACGGTCTGCCGACTGCAGGCGAGACGAACGAAGCCCGCATTACTCAGGCAGCGAAAGCGGCGAATCAGGCCGGGGCGCGGCTGCTGGTGTTTGGGGTTGGCTATGACGTGAACAGCCGTTTGCTCGACCGGCTCTCGCGCGAGCAGCACGGGCTCAGCGAATATGTGCGGCCCAATGAAAACATCGAAGCGGCCATTTCACGAGTGTTTCAGCGGATCAGCCGCCCGGTACTGACCGGCGTGCAGATCAATTACGAACTCGACGCCCCCGGCGGCGCACAAGTGAATCGGGTCTATCCGGGCGGGGAACTCGATCTCTTTGCCGGCGAGCAACTGGTGGTCGTGGGCCGCTACAAGAACTCAGGTGACGTTCGCATTCAACTCAAGGGGATGGTGAACGGCGGCGAGCAGCGGCACGAATTCAATGGCCACTTCGCTGCTGCGGGGCGTGATTCCACGAACGCGTTCATTGCCCGACTCTGGGCGATGCGGCGGATTGGCGAGCTGATCGATGAACTCGACTTGAACGGTCGGAATCCGGAGCTCATTGAGGAGCTGGTGCGACTGTCGACGGCACATGGAATCATGACCCCGTACACCGCGTTTCTCGCGGATGACACTGTGCGTCCGGAACTGTCTTCCACTTCGAACCAGTTGCGGGCCAGCGAGAATCTGGGGCAGCTCGATGTCGCAGACGGCGCGACGGGGTTCGCGCAGCGAGAAGCGAAGCAGAACTTCAAATACCTCGGGCTGGCTCCAGCCGGCGCCGCGCCGGTGATGAACCCCGAGGCCGAGCGAAACCTGCCGGTGGAACTGCGGACCCGGGCAACCGATCCTGCCACAGGCAAGGCCGCCATTGTGCAGAAGGGAGATCAGACGCTCTATCGACGGGGGAAACTGCTAATGACCCCTCAGACCGCCGGTCTCGATCTGGATAAGGATCGCAGTCAACTGACAGCCATTAAACGGTTCTCGGCAGAGTATTTCGATCTCGTTGCGAAGAACTCGAAAGCCGAGAACGAGCTGCTGAGCGAGCAGTCGGACGATGAAGAACTGCTCGTACAACTGCGGGGGGTGAATTACCTGATTCAGTGA
- a CDS encoding ribonuclease D, whose translation MSLITTQSDFQDLCDQIRTAGLVAFDTEFVSETFYRPRLCLLQFSLANGACFGVDPFLVDDLSEWWEIMTDETTTVIVHGGREEIRFCQFATGRRPRLLIDVQVAEGLRSRGFPISYSNLITRVLSRSIQHGKETRTDWQHRPLTQQQLDYALEDVRYLPEVWETQKLSLQKQGRLDWAYAEIDRLIDSVLAEEDREGWVRLPGYGRLSRKEMAVAKALFLWRNSEAERLNRPQRRILRDDLLVELAHRQPKSVRELNMTRDMNRRDYQQYADRMVEIIKEAGELSGDQLPQKPTGTGHPAQDEVLARILGLALANQCQELCLSMTLVATAADLKDFVRWHVFDKRRGPLPRLMEGWRAGVCGQLLADVLDGNVTLRVSDPKSEYPLEFVRDRDGAK comes from the coding sequence GTGTCTCTCATCACCACACAATCCGACTTTCAAGATCTCTGCGACCAGATCCGCACGGCTGGGCTCGTCGCATTTGATACGGAGTTTGTGTCGGAAACCTTCTATCGCCCGCGGCTCTGCCTGCTGCAGTTTTCGCTGGCGAACGGGGCCTGTTTCGGCGTCGATCCCTTTCTGGTTGACGACCTGAGCGAGTGGTGGGAGATCATGACCGATGAGACCACCACGGTCATCGTGCATGGCGGGCGCGAGGAAATCCGCTTCTGCCAGTTCGCCACCGGTCGACGTCCCCGACTCCTGATCGACGTCCAGGTGGCCGAAGGCTTGCGTTCGCGAGGTTTCCCGATCTCCTATTCGAACCTCATTACCCGAGTGTTGAGCCGGTCCATTCAGCACGGAAAAGAAACCCGTACCGACTGGCAGCATCGCCCGTTGACTCAGCAGCAATTGGACTACGCACTCGAAGACGTGCGTTATCTGCCTGAGGTCTGGGAAACCCAGAAGTTGTCGCTCCAGAAGCAGGGACGGCTCGATTGGGCATACGCAGAAATCGATCGCCTGATTGACTCCGTGCTGGCTGAAGAGGACCGCGAAGGCTGGGTGCGTCTGCCAGGCTATGGCCGGCTTTCCCGTAAGGAAATGGCAGTCGCCAAGGCGCTGTTTCTCTGGCGGAACAGCGAAGCAGAAAGACTCAATCGCCCGCAACGACGGATTCTGCGGGACGATCTGCTGGTGGAACTGGCACATCGTCAGCCTAAGTCTGTTCGCGAACTGAATATGACCCGCGACATGAATCGCCGGGACTATCAGCAGTACGCAGATCGAATGGTCGAGATCATCAAAGAGGCCGGCGAGTTGTCCGGCGATCAATTGCCGCAGAAACCGACCGGCACCGGTCACCCCGCCCAGGACGAAGTCCTCGCCCGCATTCTGGGTCTGGCCCTCGCGAATCAATGCCAGGAGCTCTGCCTGTCGATGACGCTGGTCGCCACCGCGGCCGACTTGAAAGACTTTGTCCGCTGGCACGTCTTCGACAAACGCCGTGGTCCGCTGCCGCGACTGATGGAAGGCTGGCGCGCCGGCGTCTGCGGCCAACTGCTGGCCGACGTTCTCGACGGCAACGTCACCTTGCGGGTGTCCGACCCGAAAAGCGAGTACCCCCTGGAATTCGTCCGGGACCGGGACGGCGCGAAGTGA
- a CDS encoding RtcB family protein yields MTTPSSLFTCLAEPLLPEVVESVDRLRRADDVIYVALMPDVHLAAEVCVGSVVATRKRIYPAAVGSDIGCGMAAVAVQCDATLLENERAAASLLANLYQQVPANKHRSRQPLPAALSERELSDRRLNKLAQRDGCIQLGTLGRGNHFLEFQADEQGGLWVMVHSGSRSMGQAITAHHLQQCDGASQGLKSLSAETSSGLAYLSDVEWARTYAAENRLAMLRAVDCILQSSFSTALDWETLIHTDHDHVQLESHFGQDVWVHRKGAQPAALGQPGIIPGSMGAPSYHVVGRGCAESLMSCSHGAGRRLSRFAARRTISSRELERQVRGLWYDHRRTEQLRDEAPSSYKDIEDIMRAQKNLVRIVRKLQPVLSYKGV; encoded by the coding sequence ATGACCACCCCTTCCTCGCTGTTCACCTGCCTGGCGGAGCCACTGCTTCCAGAAGTGGTGGAATCGGTCGACCGCCTTCGCCGAGCTGATGACGTGATCTATGTCGCCTTGATGCCTGATGTGCATCTGGCGGCGGAAGTGTGTGTGGGGTCCGTCGTGGCCACTCGCAAACGGATTTATCCAGCCGCTGTCGGCAGTGACATCGGTTGCGGCATGGCAGCGGTTGCCGTGCAGTGCGATGCGACGCTGCTGGAGAATGAGCGTGCGGCGGCCAGTCTGCTCGCGAATCTCTACCAGCAGGTTCCCGCCAACAAGCATCGGTCCCGACAGCCGCTGCCCGCTGCACTCAGTGAACGGGAACTCAGTGACAGGAGGTTAAACAAACTCGCTCAGCGGGATGGCTGCATCCAGCTTGGAACGCTCGGGCGCGGCAATCACTTTCTGGAGTTTCAAGCGGACGAGCAGGGTGGTCTCTGGGTGATGGTCCACAGCGGCTCGCGTTCCATGGGACAGGCCATTACCGCGCATCATTTGCAACAGTGTGACGGTGCTTCGCAGGGACTGAAGTCACTGTCGGCGGAGACGAGTTCTGGTCTGGCTTACCTTTCAGACGTTGAATGGGCTCGAACTTATGCGGCGGAAAACCGACTCGCGATGCTCCGGGCTGTCGACTGCATTCTGCAATCCAGTTTCTCGACAGCTCTCGACTGGGAGACATTGATCCATACGGATCACGATCATGTCCAACTGGAGAGCCACTTTGGTCAAGACGTCTGGGTACATCGAAAAGGAGCGCAGCCAGCCGCCTTGGGGCAACCAGGCATCATTCCAGGTTCAATGGGAGCGCCGAGTTATCACGTCGTTGGACGCGGCTGTGCGGAGTCGCTGATGTCCTGTTCGCACGGGGCAGGACGAAGATTGAGTCGCTTTGCAGCGCGCCGTACGATTTCGTCGCGGGAGCTTGAACGCCAGGTACGAGGACTCTGGTACGACCACCGTCGGACGGAACAACTTCGAGACGAAGCCCCCAGCTCCTACAAAGACATCGAGGACATCATGCGTGCTCAGAAGAATCTCGTGCGAATCGTCCGCAAATTGCAGCCTGTGCTGAGCTACAAAGGTGTTTGA
- a CDS encoding ABC transporter ATP-binding protein, whose product MSFNQRSSRQRFLKYRDELKNRPRQPVRGHSGGNDDANPPGRLQSTTELIKAFWKLLGNQRASVLGALCTLTLATLLGLVPPAATKFIVDYVLGDKVLPTSGWLGALPRSHWSLLLIITAVVTGVSFLKSALGIWSRWTATLATKRLQMSVRKTLFEHAIRLPLPRVQALKSGGVASLLREDTGSVGDLIFGLLYNPWRAIVQLAGSLVVLAIVDWRLLLGAIAILPTVFLTHRTWIREIRPRSRDVRARRQEIDGHTTEAFAGIRIVRAFGRQRTETSRIMTDNHLMGRQELYVWWWMRAVEMVWDLLIPLGTGGLLLYGGWQVLHGTLTTGDLMMFLVYLVMLLEPLAILAESAATLQSSLSALDRVLDVLDEDREMPDIPGAIQVSKQTAQGRITFENVSFRYGSVGDWALEDVDIDILPGQMVALVGPSGAGKTTLSNLVARFYDPTDGRVLLDGVDLKTIDVESYRQLLGVVEQDVFLFDGTIAENIAYAVHSAAREDIEQAARLANAEEFISKLPQGYDTRIGERGVKLSGGQRQRLAIARALLADPCILILDEATSNLDTESERLIQHGLQHLMHSRTSFVIAHRLSTIQHADLILVMERGRIREAGTHAELLAADGRYRRMVDLQTTPPELRGNLEPTLTHRH is encoded by the coding sequence ATGTCTTTCAATCAGCGATCCAGTCGACAGCGTTTTCTCAAGTACCGTGATGAACTGAAGAACCGCCCGCGCCAGCCGGTTCGCGGGCATTCTGGCGGGAATGATGATGCCAACCCGCCAGGGCGGCTGCAGTCGACGACCGAGCTTATCAAGGCGTTCTGGAAACTGCTGGGAAACCAGCGCGCCAGTGTGCTGGGCGCACTCTGCACCCTGACCCTCGCCACGCTGCTCGGGCTGGTTCCGCCGGCGGCCACGAAGTTCATCGTCGACTATGTGCTGGGCGACAAGGTTCTCCCGACGAGCGGCTGGCTCGGCGCGCTCCCCCGCAGCCACTGGTCGCTGCTGCTGATCATCACGGCGGTCGTGACGGGCGTGTCGTTCCTCAAATCGGCACTCGGCATCTGGAGCCGCTGGACGGCCACGCTGGCGACAAAACGCCTGCAGATGTCAGTCCGCAAAACGCTCTTCGAACACGCGATTCGGCTTCCGCTTCCCCGTGTGCAGGCACTCAAGTCCGGCGGAGTCGCCAGTCTGCTGCGGGAAGACACCGGCAGCGTGGGTGACCTCATCTTCGGGCTGCTCTACAACCCCTGGCGGGCGATTGTACAGCTCGCCGGTAGCCTGGTCGTACTGGCGATCGTGGACTGGCGGTTGCTGCTGGGGGCGATTGCGATTCTGCCGACCGTGTTTCTGACGCACCGCACCTGGATTCGCGAAATTCGACCGCGCTCGCGCGACGTGCGAGCCCGACGCCAGGAGATTGACGGACACACGACCGAAGCGTTCGCCGGCATCCGCATCGTCCGCGCCTTTGGACGACAACGGACCGAAACCAGCCGCATCATGACCGACAACCACCTGATGGGCCGGCAGGAACTGTACGTCTGGTGGTGGATGCGTGCGGTCGAAATGGTCTGGGATCTGCTGATCCCCCTGGGCACCGGCGGCCTGCTGCTTTACGGGGGCTGGCAGGTGCTGCATGGTACGCTGACCACGGGCGACCTGATGATGTTTCTGGTCTATCTGGTCATGCTGTTGGAACCGCTGGCCATCCTGGCGGAAAGTGCGGCCACGCTGCAAAGCAGCCTGTCCGCGCTCGACCGCGTCCTGGATGTCCTCGACGAAGATCGCGAAATGCCCGACATCCCGGGCGCAATTCAGGTTTCCAAGCAAACGGCTCAGGGGCGAATCACGTTTGAGAACGTCTCGTTCCGTTACGGCTCGGTCGGCGACTGGGCGCTGGAGGATGTGGACATCGATATACTGCCCGGTCAGATGGTGGCCCTGGTCGGTCCCAGCGGGGCCGGCAAAACAACGCTCTCCAACCTCGTCGCCCGATTCTACGATCCGACCGACGGCCGCGTGCTGCTCGACGGCGTCGACCTCAAAACCATCGACGTCGAAAGCTACCGTCAGCTGTTAGGAGTCGTCGAGCAGGATGTCTTTCTGTTCGACGGCACCATCGCCGAGAACATTGCCTACGCGGTCCACAGCGCGGCCCGGGAAGACATCGAACAGGCTGCCCGACTCGCGAATGCGGAAGAGTTCATCAGCAAGCTGCCGCAGGGTTATGACACCCGCATCGGAGAGCGCGGCGTCAAACTCAGCGGAGGCCAGCGGCAACGATTAGCCATCGCCAGGGCACTCCTCGCCGATCCCTGCATCCTGATTCTGGACGAAGCCACGAGCAATCTGGACACGGAAAGCGAACGGCTGATCCAGCATGGGCTGCAGCACCTGATGCACAGCCGCACCTCCTTCGTGATCGCCCACCGGCTCAGCACGATTCAGCATGCCGATCTGATTCTTGTGATGGAACGAGGCCGCATCCGCGAGGCCGGCACGCACGCCGAACTCTTAGCCGCCGACGGCCGCTACCGCCGCATGGTCGACCTCCAAACCACCCCGCCAGAACTGCGGGGGAATCTGGAGCCGACGTTGACGCATCGCCATTGA